A section of the Pseudanabaena mucicola str. Chao 1806 genome encodes:
- a CDS encoding RNA-guided endonuclease InsQ/TnpB family protein translates to MLVLEAKLKGKTEQYNLIDEAIRTALFVRNKALRLWMDVKDSDKYDLNKYCAVLAKEFEFAKKLNSQARQASAERAWSAINRFFENCKKKVSGKKGFPRFKKRGHSVEYKTSGWKLSEDRKHLTLTDGFKIGRLKLIGSRDLNFYQIEQIKRIRLVRRADGYYAQFCVDVDRREEIEPSKTTIGLDVGLNHFYTDSKGEVVENPRYLRKSERQLKKLQRRVSKRKKGSANRRKAIKRLARKHLQVSRQRKDFAVKTARCVVRSNDLIAYEDLQVRNMVKNHKLAKSISDASWSMFRDWVEYFGKVFGKVTVAVPPQYTSQNCSNCGKQVVKTLSQRTHHCGHCGTVLDRDHNAALNILAIGLNRVGHTQIHACGEFDLYQLDASLSGKLSR, encoded by the coding sequence ATGTTAGTACTTGAAGCAAAACTTAAAGGCAAGACAGAGCAGTACAACCTCATAGATGAGGCGATTCGTACTGCTTTGTTTGTGCGTAATAAGGCTTTAAGGCTATGGATGGATGTAAAGGATAGCGATAAGTACGACCTGAATAAATACTGCGCTGTGCTTGCCAAAGAGTTTGAGTTTGCAAAAAAACTAAACTCACAGGCAAGGCAAGCCAGTGCTGAGAGAGCATGGTCAGCGATTAATCGGTTCTTTGAAAATTGCAAGAAGAAAGTATCAGGGAAGAAAGGTTTTCCCAGATTCAAAAAGCGTGGTCATTCTGTGGAATACAAAACTTCAGGATGGAAGCTTAGTGAAGATCGGAAACATCTAACTTTGACTGATGGCTTTAAGATTGGCAGACTCAAATTAATTGGTTCACGTGACCTTAATTTCTACCAGATAGAGCAGATAAAACGAATCAGACTGGTAAGACGGGCTGATGGTTACTATGCTCAATTCTGTGTTGATGTTGATCGGCGTGAAGAAATAGAACCATCAAAAACTACTATCGGGTTAGATGTTGGACTTAATCACTTCTACACTGACTCAAAAGGCGAAGTAGTTGAGAATCCTCGCTATCTTAGAAAGTCAGAGCGTCAACTCAAAAAATTGCAGCGCAGGGTTTCTAAGCGTAAAAAGGGATCTGCTAATCGTAGGAAAGCAATTAAGCGGTTAGCCAGAAAGCATTTGCAAGTATCAAGGCAGCGTAAAGACTTTGCAGTTAAGACCGCAAGGTGCGTGGTTCGGTCTAACGACCTGATTGCTTATGAAGATTTGCAAGTGCGGAATATGGTCAAAAATCATAAATTGGCTAAGTCTATTTCAGATGCAAGCTGGTCTATGTTTCGAGATTGGGTTGAATATTTTGGCAAGGTGTTTGGCAAGGTTACTGTGGCTGTACCGCCCCAATATACAAGCCAGAATTGCTCAAACTGCGGTAAGCAAGTTGTCAAAACATTGAGTCAGCGTACACATCACTGTGGACATTGTGGCACTGTATTAGACCGTGACCACAATGCGGCTCTGAATATTTTAGCTATTGGTCTAAATAGGGTAGGGCATACCCAAATTCACGCCTGTGGAGAGTTCGACCTCTACCAATTAGATGCAAGTCTATCTGGCAAGTTGTCTCGCTGA
- a CDS encoding Sec-independent protein translocase subunit TatA/TatB, which yields MFGIGWPELIVISLVGVAIFGAKRIPEIGRSVGQSLRGFQDEMRGQGEADPANTSEKNN from the coding sequence ATGTTTGGAATTGGATGGCCAGAATTAATTGTAATTTCGCTTGTGGGTGTGGCAATTTTTGGAGCTAAACGTATCCCTGAGATCGGTCGTAGCGTGGGACAATCTCTCCGAGGATTTCAGGATGAGATGAGGGGGCAAGGTGAAGCAGATCCTGCAAATACATCTGAGAAGAACAATTAG
- the tsaE gene encoding tRNA (adenosine(37)-N6)-threonylcarbamoyltransferase complex ATPase subunit type 1 TsaE, translated as MTETLKIDLYAKNLAATQAIATQLAQLVTTGTIILLEGNLGSGKTTFMQAFGQALGISTTIASPTFTLIDEYTEGRLPLYHIDLYRLDPSQVPSLHLEEYWRGEDFPLGVVAIEWASKLLTIPPQHLKINLSMPASTFYDQEQKHQVQTDALAEDFVDDLPSDRLIQLIAKGRTYVELLKSLPNTSVLL; from the coding sequence ATGACTGAGACTTTAAAGATTGACCTTTATGCTAAGAATCTAGCTGCGACTCAAGCGATCGCCACCCAACTAGCCCAACTTGTGACCACAGGTACAATTATCTTGCTAGAAGGAAATCTGGGCAGTGGTAAAACTACTTTCATGCAAGCTTTTGGGCAGGCTCTTGGTATTAGTACCACGATCGCTAGCCCCACCTTTACCCTCATCGATGAATATACCGAAGGGCGCTTGCCACTGTATCATATTGATCTCTATCGCCTCGATCCATCACAAGTTCCCAGCCTTCACTTAGAAGAATATTGGCGGGGTGAAGATTTCCCTCTCGGTGTCGTAGCGATCGAATGGGCAAGCAAGTTACTCACTATCCCTCCACAACATCTAAAGATTAATCTCTCAATGCCAGCAAGTACATTCTATGATCAAGAACAAAAACATCAAGTCCAAACAGATGCTTTAGCTGAAGATTTTGTCGATGACTTGCCTAGTGATCGACTTATTCAACTAATTGCCAAGGGCAGAACCTATGTAGAGCTTCTTAAAAGTCTCCCAAATACTAGTGTGCTTTTGTAA
- the moaC gene encoding cyclic pyranopterin monophosphate synthase MoaC: MDTDTPQSLAHLDQSGNAQMVDVTLKPSTVRRAIAVCEISMKTTTLDAIQAGNLPKGDVLGTARLAGIMAAKQTANLIPMCHPLNLTGVDVKIILDENIPGYQIEAEVKTKAETGVEMEALTAVTIAALTIYDMAKSLEKTMIISNARLLHKSGGKSGEFNSPSGAFCDL; the protein is encoded by the coding sequence ATGGATACGGATACTCCTCAGTCACTGGCTCATCTTGATCAAAGTGGTAATGCTCAAATGGTGGATGTGACGCTCAAGCCATCAACAGTAAGAAGAGCGATCGCCGTATGCGAAATATCCATGAAAACAACCACCTTGGACGCAATCCAAGCAGGAAACTTACCGAAAGGAGATGTTTTAGGCACGGCAAGATTGGCAGGGATTATGGCAGCAAAACAAACTGCCAACTTAATCCCAATGTGTCATCCACTAAATTTGACTGGTGTCGATGTCAAAATTATTTTAGATGAAAATATTCCTGGTTATCAGATTGAAGCAGAGGTCAAGACCAAAGCTGAGACTGGGGTAGAAATGGAGGCATTAACTGCTGTTACCATTGCGGCTCTCACCATTTATGATATGGCTAAATCCCTAGAAAAAACGATGATTATTTCTAATGCAAGGTTATTACATAAAAGTGGGGGAAAGTCGGGAGAATTTAATTCACCGAGTGGCGCATTTTGCGATCTTTGA
- a CDS encoding heavy-metal-associated domain-containing protein translates to MSLKLLVPSIGCASCIETISKAIQFADTSAIVTGDPASKTVNIETQLPESQVRELIANAGHKAA, encoded by the coding sequence ATGTCTTTAAAGTTATTGGTTCCCTCAATCGGCTGTGCTAGTTGTATCGAAACAATTTCCAAAGCGATCCAATTTGCCGATACATCAGCAATAGTTACAGGTGATCCTGCTTCTAAAACAGTTAATATCGAGACTCAATTACCTGAATCTCAAGTCCGTGAACTAATTGCGAACGCAGGGCACAAAGCTGCCTAA
- a CDS encoding PAS domain S-box protein produces MQNILDLIQCGIFVLTVESNPDVSSEDDLELTLRFEIANLAFVHLVFGERMIDQTVDIIGLTVNECLPLEFANSLDSHIRQCLQSQQKVEYEAHLDLITNRVLLISLSLKTCDSDNLQKIIGTCQNMTNLSKSKAHVRYANDQKFGHLVSSISDAFVVVDHEGIVRYVNHAAEEMFGCKAEDIIGESFGLPIVSGESTDIDILSRGKTTSAEMRVSETIDEDRRVYVVASLREVSERNRVEESLKLRERAIAASPNGIVITDATQPNNPMIYVNPSFERITGYSAAEVIGRDCKFLQGGDRNQIGILDLRQAIKEQRECHAVLLNYRKDGTPFWNDLYIAPVFNDHGELTNYIGIQIDITEQVKSTQRLLESEERLRTVLKSIKEGITFSDDSGYFSIFNDGMENLTGYTIAEANASHDFTNFLYPDRGEHDKALQRLQLLQETGRTTTVETRICHKDGTFKDVLVSTRIMLYKGKRMYLSSYYDITERKRVETQLRYQSERECLLNAILLKIQRELNLEQVLAITVKEAQELLRIDRVAIYQFNQDWSGTFVVEAVNDLSLSILGKTINDPCFNQENIQKYYKQPISSINDVETDEISLCHKEILRQFQVKANIVVAISFGDTLWGLLIAHQCLEKRLWEEFEIDLLRQLANHVAIAIQQVKLFERVQDLNKNLEFQVTERTQQLEQSLRQLEIALLKEKELNELKSQFISRASHEFRTPLATIQTASDLLRNYGHKMSNEKKLERIDKIQREVKGMTSLLEEVLVIGKTESGRFELRGETINLESFCLEVIEQAKLLGNGKHRVIFKNINAPTNIVIDTKFFKQIIANLLSNAIKYSPNSTEVNFTISQTSDLQPRLLLEFKDYGIGIPEIDQEKIFEHFYRAHNVGMIAGTGLGMAIIKNSIDILGGTIQLTSVENKGTTVRVKLPISMD; encoded by the coding sequence ATGCAAAATATCCTAGATCTTATTCAATGCGGAATTTTTGTTTTGACCGTTGAGTCAAATCCAGATGTATCAAGTGAAGATGATCTGGAGTTAACACTACGCTTTGAAATTGCCAATCTTGCTTTTGTGCATCTGGTATTTGGGGAACGAATGATCGATCAAACTGTTGATATAATTGGATTAACAGTTAATGAATGCTTACCTTTAGAATTTGCTAATTCCTTAGATTCACATATTCGTCAGTGCTTGCAATCGCAACAAAAGGTTGAGTATGAAGCACATCTTGATCTGATTACTAATCGAGTTTTATTAATTTCGTTATCACTTAAAACTTGCGATAGTGATAATCTGCAAAAAATTATCGGTACTTGTCAAAATATGACAAATTTATCGAAATCTAAGGCTCATGTTAGATATGCCAATGATCAAAAATTTGGTCATTTAGTTAGCTCTATTTCCGATGCGTTTGTAGTAGTTGATCACGAGGGGATTGTCCGCTATGTTAACCATGCCGCCGAAGAGATGTTTGGATGTAAAGCAGAAGATATTATTGGAGAGAGTTTTGGTTTACCTATCGTCTCAGGGGAAAGTACAGATATAGACATTCTCAGTCGTGGTAAGACAACCTCGGCAGAAATGCGAGTATCAGAGACTATTGATGAAGATCGCAGAGTATATGTAGTTGCATCTTTACGTGAAGTTTCTGAACGCAATCGTGTCGAAGAATCGCTGAAATTACGCGAACGGGCAATCGCTGCTAGTCCTAATGGAATCGTGATTACTGATGCCACGCAACCAAACAATCCGATGATCTATGTAAATCCTAGCTTTGAGAGAATTACAGGTTATAGTGCAGCAGAAGTAATCGGACGTGATTGTAAATTTCTACAAGGTGGGGATCGCAATCAGATTGGGATCTTAGATTTACGCCAAGCGATTAAGGAACAAAGAGAATGTCACGCAGTATTACTTAACTATCGCAAGGATGGAACGCCATTTTGGAATGATTTATATATCGCACCAGTATTTAACGATCATGGTGAACTAACTAACTATATTGGTATTCAAATCGACATTACCGAACAAGTCAAATCTACCCAAAGATTATTAGAAAGTGAGGAACGTCTACGCACAGTCCTAAAATCAATTAAGGAAGGAATTACTTTTAGTGATGACTCAGGCTATTTCTCGATTTTTAATGATGGGATGGAAAATCTCACGGGATATACGATCGCTGAGGCAAATGCTAGTCATGACTTTACTAATTTTCTATATCCTGATCGGGGTGAGCATGACAAGGCTTTACAACGCTTACAACTGTTGCAAGAAACTGGTCGCACAACTACTGTTGAAACTCGGATTTGTCATAAAGATGGCACATTTAAAGATGTTTTAGTTTCCACAAGAATTATGCTCTATAAGGGGAAACGGATGTATTTGAGTAGTTACTATGATATTACTGAACGGAAGAGGGTTGAGACTCAATTGCGCTATCAAAGCGAAAGAGAATGCTTATTAAATGCAATTTTACTCAAAATTCAGCGAGAGCTGAACCTTGAACAAGTTTTAGCAATTACAGTTAAAGAAGCTCAAGAACTATTACGCATTGATCGTGTTGCTATCTATCAATTTAATCAAGATTGGAGTGGTACATTTGTAGTTGAAGCAGTTAATGATTTATCATTATCTATTCTTGGCAAAACTATAAATGATCCATGCTTCAATCAAGAGAATATTCAAAAATATTATAAACAACCAATATCAAGTATCAATGATGTTGAGACTGACGAAATCAGCCTATGTCACAAAGAAATTTTACGACAATTTCAAGTCAAGGCTAATATTGTTGTTGCGATTTCATTTGGAGATACCCTTTGGGGCTTACTAATTGCTCATCAGTGCTTAGAAAAACGTCTATGGGAAGAATTTGAGATTGACTTACTAAGACAATTAGCGAATCATGTGGCGATCGCGATTCAACAGGTAAAATTATTTGAGCGTGTGCAAGACCTTAATAAAAATCTCGAATTTCAAGTTACTGAGCGAACTCAACAACTAGAGCAAAGTCTTAGACAGCTTGAAATAGCTTTACTTAAAGAGAAAGAACTAAATGAACTTAAATCTCAGTTTATTTCTAGAGCCTCCCATGAGTTCCGAACTCCTTTAGCTACAATTCAAACTGCCAGTGACCTATTACGCAACTATGGACATAAGATGTCCAATGAGAAAAAGCTCGAAAGAATCGATAAGATTCAACGAGAAGTCAAGGGGATGACTAGCCTTTTAGAAGAAGTACTGGTGATTGGTAAAACTGAATCTGGAAGGTTTGAACTACGTGGAGAGACGATTAACTTAGAATCTTTTTGTTTAGAGGTTATTGAGCAAGCAAAACTCTTAGGTAATGGTAAGCATCGAGTTATCTTTAAAAATATTAATGCGCCGACCAACATTGTAATCGATACTAAATTTTTTAAACAGATTATTGCTAATCTGTTGTCCAATGCAATTAAATATTCGCCAAATAGTACGGAGGTTAATTTTACGATTTCACAAACTAGTGATCTCCAGCCCAGACTACTATTAGAATTTAAAGACTATGGAATAGGTATTCCTGAAATTGATCAAGAAAAGATTTTTGAGCATTTTTATCGTGCTCACAATGTTGGTATGATCGCAGGGACTGGGTTAGGTATGGCAATTATCAAAAATTCCATTGACATTCTCGGTGGCACAATTCAACTTACTAGTGTTGAAAATAAGGGGACAACTGTCCGAGTGAAGTTGCCAATATCTATGGATTAG
- a CDS encoding EAL domain-containing response regulator, with amino-acid sequence MTTILVIEDVEALREEIMETLSYEGFEVLGAENGVLGVQTAKTYLPNLIICDIAMPELDGYGTLMALRQEPKTSMIPFIFLTAMTDKADMRQAMQLGADDYLTKPFTSSELLGAIASRLQKYNSVREHYYDEIKAVGARFEYLSHHDALTQLPNRVLFHESLTQAVLHAKINNKSLALLFLDMDNFNVINNTLGNDIGDQLFKAIAERLRRYTAPCDMVARIQGDEFAMIISDVSDPMSIKIESQKILDLLSRPYNLYGHEVFITSSIGITIFPDDHQEADGLIKNAELAMYYAKTHGRNSYKLYSSELNIQSAEYMALANSLHRALDRNEFRVFYQPLVDLQSGQIVGAEALVRWQHPDLGIIMPSKFIHIAEQTGLILRLSELILREVCEQMRSWRELGINYGFVAVNLSGQHFRPDNNLPEVIGKILQESNTEPQYLELEISERIIMQNAESTISVLSQLQTMGVKVAIDDFGTGYSSLSYLKHFPVNTLKIDRCFIQDVTKDSHDATISLAIIDLAHSLSLQVSAKGVETREQMQFLKDHGCDQMQGYFFSPSLPAAEFEKMLIDGKTL; translated from the coding sequence ATGACAACGATTTTAGTCATCGAAGATGTAGAAGCTTTACGCGAAGAGATCATGGAGACGCTTTCCTATGAAGGATTTGAGGTATTGGGGGCTGAAAATGGAGTTTTGGGGGTGCAAACTGCTAAAACCTATTTGCCAAATCTAATTATCTGCGATATTGCTATGCCAGAGCTAGATGGCTATGGCACTCTGATGGCACTACGACAAGAGCCAAAAACATCCATGATTCCGTTTATCTTTTTGACTGCGATGACAGATAAAGCGGATATGCGCCAAGCGATGCAGTTGGGGGCAGATGACTACCTTACCAAACCATTTACATCTTCAGAACTACTAGGGGCGATCGCCTCAAGATTACAGAAATACAACTCTGTGAGGGAGCATTATTACGATGAAATCAAAGCTGTTGGTGCAAGATTTGAGTATTTGTCTCACCATGATGCACTAACACAGCTACCTAATCGGGTTTTGTTTCATGAATCTTTAACTCAAGCAGTCCTGCATGCCAAAATCAATAATAAGTCCCTCGCTTTACTCTTCTTAGATATGGATAACTTTAATGTCATTAACAATACTCTTGGTAATGATATTGGCGACCAATTGTTCAAAGCGATCGCGGAACGACTGAGGCGCTATACGGCTCCCTGCGATATGGTAGCTCGCATACAGGGCGATGAGTTTGCGATGATCATCTCTGATGTATCTGATCCGATGAGCATCAAAATTGAAAGTCAAAAAATTTTAGATTTATTAAGTCGTCCCTATAATCTGTATGGGCATGAAGTTTTTATTACCAGTAGCATTGGCATTACTATTTTTCCCGATGATCACCAAGAAGCCGATGGACTAATCAAAAATGCGGAACTTGCAATGTATTACGCCAAAACCCATGGCAGAAATAGCTACAAGTTATATAGTTCAGAGCTAAATATCCAATCTGCGGAGTATATGGCTTTAGCCAACAGCCTTCATCGGGCACTTGATCGCAATGAGTTTCGAGTGTTTTATCAACCTCTAGTTGATCTACAGTCAGGACAAATCGTTGGCGCTGAGGCTCTAGTAAGGTGGCAACATCCAGATCTAGGAATCATAATGCCTAGTAAGTTTATTCACATTGCTGAGCAGACAGGATTGATTCTGCGTTTAAGTGAGTTAATTCTTCGTGAAGTTTGTGAACAGATGCGATCATGGAGAGAACTGGGTATCAATTATGGTTTTGTTGCTGTTAACTTATCAGGTCAGCATTTTCGTCCAGATAATAACTTACCCGAAGTCATCGGCAAGATTTTGCAAGAAAGTAATACTGAACCGCAATATTTAGAACTAGAGATCTCCGAAAGGATCATCATGCAAAATGCAGAATCTACGATTAGTGTGTTGTCACAATTGCAAACTATGGGTGTCAAAGTAGCGATCGATGATTTTGGTACTGGCTATTCTTCACTTAGCTATCTCAAACATTTTCCTGTGAATACCCTCAAAATTGATCGTTGCTTTATCCAAGATGTCACTAAAGATAGTCACGATGCCACAATTTCTTTAGCAATTATTGATCTTGCCCACAGTTTGTCATTACAAGTTAGTGCTAAAGGGGTAGAAACTAGGGAACAAATGCAGTTTTTAAAAGATCATGGTTGCGATCAAATGCAGGGATATTTCTTTAGTCCATCCTTACCTGCGGCTGAGTTTGAAAAGATGTTAATTGATGGTAAAACTTTGTAA
- the gmd gene encoding GDP-mannose 4,6-dehydratase codes for MSTSKRALITGITGQDGSYLSELLLAKGYEVHGIIRRSSTINTDRIDHMYQDPHLPETKLFLHYGDLTDGTTLGRILEAVQPHEVYNLGAQSHVRVSFDSPEYTVDAVGMGTLRLLEALRDYQQRNDTEIRFYQAGSSEMYGLVQAVPQSETTPFYPRSPYACAKVYAHWQTVNYRESYELFACNGILFNHESPRRGETFVTRKITRAIARILAGQQKRLYLGNLDSKRDWGYAKDYVEAMWLMLQQERPDDYVISTGETHSVREFLEESFAYVNLKWEDYVEIDPRYFRPAEVDLLLGDCTKAKQKLGWEPKVTFKGLVELMVDADLEALGLPNPKGTEAQDIATLRKAGQAATW; via the coding sequence ATGAGTACATCTAAACGCGCTTTAATTACGGGCATTACTGGTCAAGATGGATCTTATTTATCAGAACTTTTACTAGCTAAAGGATACGAAGTTCATGGCATTATTCGTCGTTCTTCAACGATCAATACCGATCGCATTGATCATATGTATCAGGATCCGCACCTACCAGAAACAAAATTATTCTTGCACTATGGCGATTTAACTGATGGCACAACATTAGGGCGTATTTTAGAAGCAGTTCAACCTCATGAAGTCTATAACCTCGGAGCACAGTCCCATGTTCGTGTTAGTTTCGACTCTCCTGAGTATACCGTTGATGCTGTAGGCATGGGGACTCTGCGATTACTAGAGGCTCTGCGCGATTATCAGCAACGTAATGATACAGAAATTCGCTTTTATCAAGCGGGATCTTCGGAGATGTATGGGCTAGTACAAGCTGTCCCCCAAAGTGAAACAACACCTTTTTATCCTCGCAGTCCTTACGCTTGCGCTAAGGTATATGCTCATTGGCAAACGGTAAACTACCGCGAATCCTATGAATTGTTCGCTTGCAATGGCATTTTATTTAACCATGAGTCTCCAAGACGCGGAGAAACTTTTGTTACACGTAAAATCACTAGAGCGATCGCGCGGATCCTTGCAGGTCAACAGAAAAGACTGTATCTAGGTAATCTAGACTCTAAACGTGACTGGGGCTATGCCAAGGACTATGTTGAGGCAATGTGGTTAATGTTGCAGCAAGAACGACCCGATGACTACGTGATTTCGACAGGTGAAACCCACTCCGTGCGAGAGTTTCTCGAAGAATCCTTTGCCTATGTTAATCTCAAATGGGAAGACTATGTAGAAATTGATCCCCGTTATTTCCGACCTGCGGAAGTTGATCTCTTATTAGGTGATTGCACTAAAGCAAAACAAAAACTGGGTTGGGAACCCAAAGTAACCTTTAAGGGATTAGTTGAACTAATGGTTGATGCCGATTTAGAAGCATTGGGCTTGCCTAATCCTAAAGGTACTGAAGCACAGGACATTGCGACCTTGAGAAAAGCTGGACAGGCTGCTACTTGGTAA
- a CDS encoding GDP-L-fucose synthase family protein — translation MPESQANFQLKPDHFKNQKILVTGGAGFLGKQVIAQLVATGANPDLITVPRSKEHDLRSLAVCEQVVQGQDLIIHLAAHVGGIGLNREKPAELFYDNLIMGVQLIHSAYQADVQKFVCVGTICAYPNFTPIPFKESDLWNGYPEVTNAPYGVAKKALLVQLQSYRQQYGFNGIYLLPVNLYGPEDNFDPRSSHVIPALIRKVYEAQQRGDRTISVWGDGTPTREFVYSEDAARGIVLASGLYNESEPVNIGTGSEISIKDLIHLIAELMGYDGEIIWETDKPNGQPRRCLDVERAKQAFGFTAQISFRQGLNQTIDWYRQHAA, via the coding sequence ATGCCAGAATCTCAAGCAAATTTTCAACTCAAGCCAGATCACTTCAAGAATCAAAAAATTCTCGTCACGGGTGGTGCAGGCTTTCTGGGCAAGCAGGTGATCGCCCAACTAGTTGCCACAGGTGCAAATCCAGATTTAATTACTGTACCTAGATCAAAAGAGCATGATTTGCGATCACTAGCAGTTTGCGAACAAGTCGTTCAAGGGCAAGATTTAATCATTCACCTTGCTGCCCATGTTGGTGGCATTGGGCTCAATCGCGAAAAACCAGCAGAATTGTTTTACGACAACTTGATAATGGGTGTGCAATTAATTCACTCGGCATATCAAGCAGATGTCCAGAAATTTGTCTGTGTTGGCACAATCTGCGCCTATCCGAACTTTACTCCCATTCCCTTCAAAGAATCCGATCTTTGGAATGGCTATCCTGAAGTTACAAATGCTCCCTATGGGGTAGCCAAAAAAGCATTGCTTGTACAACTACAGTCCTATCGTCAGCAATATGGGTTTAATGGCATTTACCTACTACCAGTGAACCTATATGGACCTGAGGATAATTTTGACCCACGTAGCTCCCATGTGATTCCTGCACTGATTCGTAAGGTTTATGAGGCTCAACAAAGGGGCGATCGCACAATTTCGGTATGGGGTGATGGTACACCGACTAGAGAGTTTGTCTATTCTGAAGATGCGGCACGTGGCATTGTGCTAGCTTCAGGTCTTTATAACGAATCTGAGCCAGTCAATATTGGCACTGGTTCTGAAATTTCGATCAAAGACTTGATTCATTTAATTGCCGAGTTAATGGGTTATGATGGCGAGATTATCTGGGAAACAGACAAGCCCAATGGTCAGCCCCGTCGTTGTCTTGATGTCGAACGAGCCAAACAAGCCTTTGGATTCACTGCTCAAATCAGTTTTCGCCAAGGTTTAAACCAAACAATCGATTGGTATCGCCAGCATGCTGCATAA